In Catenulispora sp. MAP5-51, the following proteins share a genomic window:
- a CDS encoding DUF5050 domain-containing protein — protein sequence MRREWADMAFVLPAGGEPFHDDRVAVLQCYGRVVIATVVDDDVENVRAIAGGGLIEAGLRGDVDAATWSSLDPAERLALEGHWLRHSEEYQQAKDARPGQGVAWDHPDFTPPDPPGGVDLTAVAKMNDRLRGKVAIGLLMVSGPGDLAFTEQQRKRVLSEIQSGLSWLGAQWQGQVVRFDIDVYTPQITAKADPTAPDLESLWRDPAMQAIGQGKGREGVHNYATSLQEKYKTDGAYVAFFIHYPAKHFAYAAPDWPETVMQYSNGPWTPLGIDRVFAHESGHIFGAPDEYAGSPCQCGGSHGYYHMPNGNCDKCPGIKQLCIMGNNYFDTCTWTPRHLGAPLWWVNGQDRTVDPVAVSGGVIYYRGTDEYLYRVKTDGKKAEKVARNQTLSTPFVVGDKIYYQGTNYYLYWSSTDGAKGEAIGANKLLSSPFVADGYIYYQGTNNKLYRVPVDGTEGEVIGGNKLVSSPFVSGGYIYYQGTDYCLYRVRVGETDGTRVGDAESLSSPFVSDGVVYFQGTDNALNKIAVDGTVTKRIGECRTLSTPYVVGGFVYHQGTDRRLYRVRTDGSDLEMLTDAPVRSGPIVADDVVYFQGNDPFSMHRLYMFNLT from the coding sequence ATGAGGCGAGAGTGGGCCGACATGGCGTTCGTGCTCCCGGCCGGCGGGGAACCCTTTCATGACGACCGCGTGGCCGTGCTGCAATGCTACGGACGCGTCGTCATCGCCACCGTCGTGGACGACGACGTCGAGAACGTGCGCGCCATCGCGGGCGGCGGGCTGATCGAGGCCGGGCTGCGCGGGGATGTGGACGCGGCGACCTGGAGCTCGCTGGACCCCGCCGAACGCCTGGCTCTCGAAGGACACTGGCTCCGCCATTCCGAGGAATACCAGCAGGCCAAGGACGCCCGGCCCGGGCAGGGGGTCGCCTGGGACCATCCGGACTTCACCCCTCCCGACCCGCCGGGAGGCGTGGACCTGACGGCTGTGGCCAAAATGAACGACCGGTTGCGCGGAAAGGTCGCCATCGGACTGCTCATGGTCAGCGGCCCGGGGGACCTGGCGTTCACCGAGCAGCAGAGGAAGCGCGTCCTGTCGGAGATACAGAGCGGCCTGTCCTGGTTGGGCGCGCAGTGGCAGGGGCAGGTGGTGCGGTTCGACATCGACGTCTACACCCCCCAGATCACGGCGAAGGCCGATCCGACTGCCCCGGACCTGGAGTCGCTGTGGCGCGATCCGGCCATGCAGGCGATCGGCCAGGGCAAGGGGCGTGAGGGCGTCCACAACTACGCGACGTCGCTGCAGGAGAAGTACAAGACGGACGGCGCTTACGTGGCCTTCTTCATCCACTACCCCGCCAAGCATTTCGCCTACGCGGCGCCTGACTGGCCGGAGACGGTCATGCAGTACTCGAACGGCCCCTGGACGCCGCTCGGGATCGACCGGGTCTTCGCGCACGAGTCCGGCCACATCTTCGGCGCGCCGGACGAATACGCCGGCTCCCCCTGCCAGTGCGGCGGGAGCCATGGCTACTACCACATGCCCAACGGCAACTGCGACAAATGCCCCGGTATCAAGCAGTTGTGCATCATGGGCAACAACTACTTCGACACGTGCACCTGGACCCCGCGCCACCTCGGCGCACCCCTGTGGTGGGTCAACGGACAGGACAGGACCGTTGACCCGGTGGCCGTATCCGGCGGCGTCATCTACTACCGGGGCACGGACGAGTACCTCTACCGAGTCAAGACCGACGGCAAGAAGGCCGAGAAAGTGGCCCGGAACCAGACGTTGTCGACGCCGTTCGTCGTCGGCGACAAGATCTACTACCAAGGTACGAACTACTATCTCTACTGGTCGAGCACCGACGGCGCAAAGGGAGAGGCCATCGGCGCCAACAAGTTGTTGTCGTCGCCGTTCGTCGCCGACGGCTACATCTACTACCAGGGCACGAACAACAAGCTGTACCGGGTGCCCGTCGACGGCACGGAAGGTGAGGTCATCGGCGGCAACAAGCTGGTGTCGTCGCCGTTCGTCAGCGGTGGCTACATCTACTACCAGGGCACGGACTACTGCCTGTACCGGGTACGCGTCGGCGAGACGGACGGCACGCGTGTCGGCGACGCCGAGTCGCTGTCGTCGCCGTTCGTGAGCGACGGCGTCGTCTACTTCCAGGGCACGGACAACGCCCTGAACAAGATCGCCGTCGACGGCACGGTCACGAAGCGGATCGGCGAGTGCCGCACGCTCTCGACCCCGTACGTCGTCGGCGGCTTCGTCTACCACCAGGGCACGGACCGCCGACTGTACCGGGTCAGGACTGACGGCTCGGACCTGGAGATGCTGACCGACGCGCCCGTCCGATCCGGTCCGATCGTCGCCGACGACGTCGTCTACTTCCAGGGCAACGACCCGTTCTCCATGCACCGCCTGTACATGTTCAACCTGACGTGA
- a CDS encoding response regulator transcription factor has product MDGPSGTGQGEDVLASVYAWVVAERRRDDADVPRMAAELGHSVADCERALAYLEERHVLIRDGASIRAASPDVAVAALVGPRESAHRQAELDLLDDRARTDRLRARLAALAPAYSELARAGGSPGVDVIEDMHAVRALIADVTTTCETEILACQPGGGRPPRALAEALPRDLELLRRGVALRSLYQHTARFHVPTQDYAEAVLAEGSQIRTVAEIPGQMIVVDARTAFLPHVHHEFGAIVVREPSVLAYLCAAFEQSWNLGTPYQTGPSAARMAVTEIKSSILTLMANGLKDDVIAKRMGLSVRACRGHVAELMETFGARSRFQAGVIAARLGLLEPKGVGGTPETGPEA; this is encoded by the coding sequence ATGGACGGACCGTCCGGAACCGGACAGGGGGAGGACGTCCTGGCGTCCGTGTACGCCTGGGTGGTCGCCGAACGGCGGCGGGACGACGCCGACGTGCCGCGCATGGCCGCCGAACTCGGCCACAGCGTGGCGGACTGCGAACGCGCCCTGGCCTACCTGGAGGAACGCCACGTCCTGATCCGCGACGGTGCCTCGATCCGCGCGGCCAGTCCCGACGTCGCCGTGGCCGCGCTGGTCGGCCCGCGCGAGAGCGCGCACCGGCAGGCCGAGCTGGACCTGCTGGACGACCGCGCCCGCACCGACCGGCTGCGGGCCCGGCTGGCCGCCCTGGCCCCGGCCTACTCCGAGCTCGCCCGGGCCGGCGGCTCGCCGGGCGTCGACGTCATCGAGGACATGCACGCCGTCAGGGCCCTGATCGCCGACGTCACCACCACCTGCGAGACCGAGATCCTGGCCTGCCAGCCCGGCGGCGGGCGGCCGCCCCGGGCGCTGGCCGAGGCCCTCCCGCGCGACCTGGAGCTGTTGCGGCGGGGCGTCGCGCTGCGCAGCCTGTATCAGCACACTGCGCGCTTCCACGTGCCGACCCAGGACTACGCCGAGGCCGTGCTCGCCGAGGGCTCCCAGATCCGCACCGTCGCCGAGATCCCCGGCCAGATGATCGTCGTCGACGCCCGGACCGCCTTCCTGCCGCACGTCCACCACGAGTTCGGCGCGATCGTCGTCCGCGAACCCTCGGTCCTGGCCTACCTGTGCGCGGCCTTCGAGCAGTCCTGGAACCTCGGCACGCCCTACCAGACCGGCCCCTCGGCCGCCCGCATGGCCGTGACCGAGATCAAGTCCTCGATCCTGACGCTGATGGCCAACGGGCTGAAGGACGACGTCATCGCCAAGCGCATGGGCCTGTCGGTGCGGGCCTGCCGCGGCCACGTCGCCGAGCTGATGGAGACCTTCGGCGCGCGCAGCCGCTTCCAGGCCGGGGTGATCGCCGCACGCCTGGGACTGCTGGAGCCGAAAGGGGTCGGCGGGACCCCCGAGACCGGCCCGGAGGCGTGA
- a CDS encoding L-tyrosine/L-tryptophan isonitrile synthase family protein produces MGWTLRDLILTDPLLRMYCAIPDGASVWPPHPGFPDGTHALPLARTGPHTLWQAAEYVMRPLAIVARAAGEHGAVVDLDPARFAIEVDRAGQPTGRVVVELLPDADGDASLPDWLLARCVGRLAERCVTGGQEVRAWLRAVADHELDGGVVRPAPGTVSNTRSVSQLRLSELSSRPTAAAHGVWLTTAQTKRLTGQLVQTAVRSGERTAERVLEWGRTLPDTDGDERTARLIHRVLTRKQFRRGSMAGYPPARAVQDMLPAINAGVPIRAVLLAFPVKHADSGLKAFGTMPDFAEFAFLVRLKELHTAISRVYEPGLRITLLSPAQHYRTRPVEQTRAYAEMIREYIWMAEASDFLELRDIDDMHPAAERPSLIAEHVRALNEAFGGLDIATDPVGTLRRSVLFDPAGLASASAGASASASASASASASASASASASASAGAEAEAEASVGVDTGTAVREAGDPGAPAARAKLAALAELAASTGSDTLVVLADLAASTIPAGRAGLAASASGVAALFGSLVHSVPVPLPDGADRRDWSARVYADLYRTGDSVPPALAAARSAVLRAAWEAAIRYVAVLRTDQELGHDRLPGTHLHLTAATPGLGRCGFAGLGGSALLPWHGTAAVDRHGVVSTDFAVSLLDRAFVPVHADALGAGQPWFMVPITATEVAGPGSARLSDAFLDGVRLRRR; encoded by the coding sequence GTGGGGTGGACGCTTCGAGACCTGATACTCACCGATCCACTGCTGCGCATGTACTGCGCCATCCCCGACGGCGCCTCGGTCTGGCCGCCACACCCCGGCTTCCCGGACGGCACCCACGCGCTGCCCTTGGCCCGCACCGGCCCGCACACACTCTGGCAGGCGGCGGAGTACGTGATGCGGCCGCTGGCCATCGTGGCGCGCGCGGCGGGGGAGCACGGCGCGGTCGTCGACCTGGACCCGGCACGCTTCGCGATCGAGGTGGACCGCGCCGGGCAGCCCACCGGGCGCGTGGTCGTGGAACTGCTGCCCGACGCGGACGGCGACGCCAGCCTGCCGGACTGGCTGCTGGCCCGCTGCGTCGGACGGCTGGCCGAACGATGCGTCACCGGCGGGCAGGAGGTGCGGGCCTGGCTGCGCGCGGTCGCCGACCACGAGCTGGACGGCGGCGTGGTCCGGCCGGCGCCGGGAACGGTGTCCAACACCCGCTCGGTGTCCCAGCTCCGGCTTTCGGAGCTGTCGTCCCGGCCGACGGCCGCGGCGCACGGAGTGTGGCTCACCACCGCGCAGACGAAGCGGCTGACGGGACAACTGGTGCAGACGGCGGTGCGCTCGGGGGAGCGGACCGCGGAGCGGGTGCTGGAGTGGGGCCGGACGCTGCCGGACACCGACGGCGACGAGCGGACCGCGCGGCTGATCCACAGGGTTCTGACACGCAAGCAGTTCCGGCGCGGGTCCATGGCGGGCTACCCGCCGGCCCGGGCCGTACAGGACATGCTTCCCGCCATCAATGCAGGCGTGCCGATCCGGGCGGTGCTTCTGGCCTTCCCGGTGAAGCACGCGGACAGCGGTCTGAAGGCGTTCGGGACGATGCCGGACTTCGCCGAGTTCGCGTTTCTGGTGCGACTCAAGGAGCTGCACACCGCGATTTCGCGAGTCTACGAGCCCGGTTTGCGGATCACGCTGCTCTCGCCTGCGCAGCACTACCGGACACGTCCGGTGGAGCAGACGAGGGCGTATGCGGAGATGATCCGCGAGTACATCTGGATGGCCGAGGCCTCCGACTTCCTTGAGCTGCGCGACATCGACGACATGCATCCCGCGGCGGAGCGGCCGAGTCTGATCGCGGAGCATGTACGAGCCCTGAACGAGGCCTTCGGCGGGCTCGACATCGCGACGGATCCGGTGGGGACGCTGCGGCGGTCGGTGCTGTTCGACCCCGCTGGGTTGGCCAGTGCGAGTGCCGGAGCCAGCGCCAGCGCGAGTGCCAGCGCGAGTGCTAGTGCTAGTGCCAGTGCCAGTGCCAGTGCCAGTGCCAGTGCCGGAGCCGAAGCCGAAGCCGAAGCCAGTGTCGGTGTCGACACCGGCACCGCTGTCCGCGAAGCCGGCGACCCGGGCGCGCCGGCGGCCCGCGCCAAATTGGCCGCACTCGCCGAACTAGCCGCATCCACGGGCTCTGACACGCTGGTCGTCCTGGCCGACCTGGCCGCCTCCACCATCCCCGCCGGGCGCGCCGGCCTGGCCGCGTCCGCATCAGGGGTCGCAGCCCTCTTCGGCTCCCTCGTCCACTCCGTCCCCGTCCCGCTCCCCGACGGCGCCGACCGCCGCGACTGGTCCGCGCGCGTCTACGCCGACCTGTACCGCACCGGCGACTCCGTGCCCCCGGCCCTGGCCGCCGCCCGCAGCGCGGTCCTGCGCGCCGCGTGGGAGGCCGCGATCCGGTACGTCGCGGTCCTGCGGACCGACCAGGAACTCGGCCACGACCGGCTGCCCGGCACCCACCTCCACCTCACCGCCGCCACCCCCGGCCTCGGCCGCTGCGGCTTCGCCGGTCTCGGCGGCTCGGCGCTCCTGCCCTGGCACGGCACCGCCGCCGTCGACCGGCACGGCGTGGTCTCCACCGACTTCGCCGTCAGCCTGCTGGACCGCGCCTTCGTGCCGGTCCACGCCGACGCGCTCGGCGCCGGCCAGCCGTGGTTCATGGTGCCGATCACGGCGACCGAGGTGGCCGGGCCGGGGTCGGCGCGGCTGTCCGACGCGTTCCTCGACGGGGTGCGGTTGCGGCGCCGCTAG
- a CDS encoding TIGR00730 family Rossman fold protein, protein MRICVFLSAADLDERYTAPARDFAERLGKGGHTLVWGGSDVGLMKVVADGVRDSGGRLVGVSVAFLSGKARAEADEMVVAADLAERKRLLLEKADAVVVMVGGTGTLDEATEILELKKHGHTAKPVVLLNTAGFYDGLKQQFQRMEDEGFLPVPLADLVRFADEPAEALAYLESATQG, encoded by the coding sequence ATGCGTATCTGTGTCTTCCTCTCCGCCGCCGACCTCGACGAGCGCTACACCGCTCCGGCCCGCGACTTCGCCGAGCGGCTCGGCAAGGGCGGCCACACGCTGGTCTGGGGCGGCTCCGACGTCGGCCTGATGAAGGTCGTCGCCGACGGCGTCCGCGACAGCGGCGGCCGGCTGGTCGGGGTGTCGGTCGCCTTCCTGTCCGGCAAGGCGCGCGCCGAGGCCGACGAGATGGTGGTCGCCGCCGACCTCGCCGAGCGCAAGCGGCTGCTGCTGGAGAAGGCCGACGCGGTCGTGGTGATGGTCGGCGGCACCGGCACCCTGGACGAGGCCACCGAGATCCTGGAGCTGAAGAAGCACGGCCACACCGCCAAGCCGGTCGTCCTGCTGAACACCGCCGGCTTCTACGACGGCCTGAAGCAGCAGTTCCAGCGCATGGAGGACGAGGGCTTCCTCCCGGTTCCGCTGGCCGATCTGGTGCGCTTCGCCGACGAGCCGGCCGAGGCCCTGGCATATCTGGAGTCTGCGACGCAGGGCTGA
- a CDS encoding penicillin acylase family protein: protein MHIRARTMAAAVTALVVGGALAVPAVTASAASAGALKARTAAAVPASGAADYCLGQCNDILPPGENGSATTAQILWFKTTGNRPANTDDQLGKYASLVDGYTGLTNSTLGNFFDNSSFGVPANQVASTLNPGGRGDVTITRDQQDIPHIYGTTRSGAEYGAGYAAGQDRLWMMDVFRHVGRGELSGFAGGAAGNRQLEQQFYLNGAYTESDLQAQVDRVKSSGTRGAQAYQDMTDYLAGLNQYIADVKAGDDFPGEYDLTGNANILTGDGIQNFQPTDLVAIGSVVGALFGAGGGNQVASALVKEAAEAKYGVTQGDQVWNSFREENDPEANLTLHDGQSFPFNGTPANASGVAMPDAGSVTPQQVVFDPTGSAATASTASTTAAAKAPAVPTTATGQAAAKSATSAANLKADPALAKDKNSMADGVLPAGLFQTKRGMSNALVVSGQYTDTGNPVAVFGPQTGYFAPQLLMLEEIQAPGISAEGAAFAGLNFYVELGRGADYSWSATSAGQDIIDTFAVQLCNTDGTPATKDSNAYLYNGVCTPMQQIERDDSWSPTVADGTAAGSYKLIAFRTNFGIVQARATVGGKPVAYTQLRSTYQHEVDTIIGFQMFNDPSVVTGPAGFQQAASNITYTFNWFYVDSQHTAYYNSGLNPTRPATDDPNLPITADAAHQWLNWDPSTNTVANTPFATHPNSIDQDYYESWNNKIAQNYTVSGFGDGSIYRSNLLDERIKGLITSGTKVTRANLTQAMEDAAVTDLRGEKLLPELLQVIGTPTDPTQAAAVNELKTWLADGTKRKETSAGSKTYADSDAIRIMDAWWPLLVQAEFQPGMGADLYSAMTGVLSVDDSPYGGSEAGVSHKGSSFQSGWYSYVDKDLRSVLGQQVSGPLAQTYCGGGNLANCRSALLSALSTAAATPASSVYPADSVCSAGDQWCADSIQQHPLGGITDAQSNWQNRPTFQQVVQYPAHRSANVSDLAAAGTATASSSQSGYPAQNAVTGNGANRWASNWDDNEWLQVDLGSSKQVGRVILNWEAAYGKAYNIEVSTDGKTWRTVYATTAGQGGQEVDAFPVTQARYVRMQGVQRATGWGYSLYQFQVYAQ, encoded by the coding sequence ATGCACATCCGTGCCCGAACGATGGCCGCGGCGGTGACCGCGCTGGTAGTCGGCGGTGCCCTCGCGGTGCCCGCGGTGACGGCCTCGGCCGCCTCCGCGGGAGCGCTCAAGGCCAGGACGGCGGCGGCCGTCCCGGCCTCCGGCGCCGCCGACTACTGCCTGGGCCAGTGCAACGACATCCTGCCGCCCGGCGAGAACGGCAGCGCCACGACCGCGCAGATCCTGTGGTTCAAGACCACCGGCAACCGCCCGGCGAACACCGACGACCAGCTCGGCAAGTACGCCAGCCTGGTCGACGGCTACACCGGCCTGACCAACAGCACGCTGGGGAACTTCTTCGACAACTCCTCCTTCGGCGTCCCGGCCAACCAGGTCGCCAGCACGCTCAACCCCGGCGGCCGCGGCGACGTCACCATCACCCGCGACCAGCAGGATATCCCGCACATCTACGGCACCACCCGCTCCGGCGCCGAATACGGGGCTGGATACGCCGCGGGCCAGGACCGGCTGTGGATGATGGACGTCTTCCGGCACGTCGGCCGCGGCGAGCTGAGCGGCTTCGCCGGCGGCGCGGCCGGCAACCGCCAGCTGGAGCAGCAGTTCTACCTCAACGGCGCCTACACCGAATCGGATCTGCAGGCGCAGGTCGACCGCGTGAAGAGCAGCGGTACGCGCGGCGCGCAGGCCTACCAGGACATGACCGACTACCTGGCCGGCCTGAACCAGTACATCGCCGACGTGAAGGCCGGCGACGACTTCCCGGGCGAGTACGACCTCACCGGCAACGCCAACATCCTCACTGGTGACGGCATCCAGAACTTCCAGCCCACCGACCTGGTCGCGATCGGCTCGGTCGTCGGGGCGCTGTTCGGCGCCGGCGGCGGCAACCAGGTCGCCTCGGCGCTGGTGAAGGAAGCCGCGGAGGCCAAGTACGGCGTGACCCAGGGCGACCAGGTGTGGAACTCCTTCCGTGAGGAGAACGACCCCGAGGCGAACCTGACCCTGCACGACGGCCAGTCGTTCCCCTTCAACGGCACCCCGGCGAACGCTTCCGGCGTGGCCATGCCCGACGCGGGTTCGGTGACGCCTCAGCAGGTCGTCTTCGACCCGACCGGCTCGGCCGCCACTGCCTCCACTGCCTCCACCACGGCGGCCGCGAAGGCTCCGGCGGTCCCGACCACCGCCACCGGTCAGGCGGCCGCCAAGTCCGCGACGTCCGCCGCGAACCTCAAGGCCGATCCGGCACTGGCCAAGGACAAGAACTCCATGGCCGACGGCGTGCTGCCGGCCGGGCTGTTCCAGACCAAGCGCGGCATGTCCAACGCGCTCGTGGTCTCCGGGCAGTACACCGACACCGGCAACCCGGTCGCCGTCTTCGGCCCGCAGACCGGTTACTTCGCCCCGCAGCTGCTGATGCTGGAGGAGATTCAGGCCCCTGGCATCAGTGCCGAGGGCGCCGCCTTCGCCGGCCTGAACTTCTACGTCGAGCTCGGCCGCGGCGCCGACTACTCCTGGAGTGCCACCTCGGCGGGCCAGGACATCATCGACACCTTCGCCGTCCAGCTGTGCAACACCGACGGCACGCCGGCCACCAAGGACTCCAACGCCTACCTGTACAACGGCGTCTGCACGCCGATGCAGCAGATCGAGCGCGACGACTCCTGGAGCCCGACCGTCGCCGACGGCACGGCGGCCGGGTCGTACAAACTCATCGCGTTCAGAACCAACTTCGGCATCGTGCAAGCGCGGGCCACGGTCGGCGGTAAACCAGTCGCCTACACACAACTGCGCTCCACGTACCAACACGAGGTCGACACCATCATCGGCTTCCAGATGTTCAACGACCCGAGCGTGGTGACCGGCCCGGCCGGCTTCCAGCAGGCGGCCTCCAACATCACCTACACGTTCAACTGGTTCTACGTCGACTCCCAGCACACCGCCTACTACAACTCGGGCCTGAACCCGACGCGCCCGGCCACCGACGACCCGAACCTGCCGATCACCGCCGACGCCGCGCACCAGTGGCTGAACTGGGATCCGAGCACGAACACGGTCGCCAACACGCCGTTCGCCACGCATCCGAACTCCATCGACCAGGACTACTACGAGTCCTGGAACAACAAGATCGCCCAGAACTACACCGTCTCGGGCTTCGGCGACGGCTCGATCTACCGCAGCAACCTGCTCGACGAGCGCATCAAGGGCCTGATCACCTCCGGCACCAAGGTCACCCGGGCCAACCTGACCCAGGCGATGGAGGACGCGGCCGTCACCGACCTGCGCGGTGAGAAGCTGCTGCCGGAGCTGCTGCAGGTGATCGGCACCCCGACCGATCCGACGCAGGCCGCCGCCGTCAACGAGCTGAAGACCTGGCTCGCCGACGGCACCAAGCGCAAGGAGACCTCGGCCGGCAGCAAGACCTACGCCGACTCCGACGCCATCCGCATCATGGACGCGTGGTGGCCGCTGCTGGTGCAGGCCGAGTTCCAGCCCGGCATGGGCGCCGACCTGTACTCGGCGATGACCGGTGTGCTCTCCGTCGACGACTCGCCGTACGGCGGCTCGGAGGCCGGGGTGTCGCACAAGGGCTCCTCGTTCCAGTCCGGCTGGTACTCCTACGTCGACAAGGACCTGCGCTCGGTCCTGGGCCAGCAGGTCTCCGGCCCGCTGGCGCAGACCTACTGCGGCGGCGGCAACCTGGCGAACTGCCGCTCGGCGCTGCTCTCGGCGCTGTCCACGGCCGCCGCCACCCCGGCGAGCTCCGTCTACCCGGCCGACTCCGTGTGCTCCGCGGGCGACCAGTGGTGCGCCGACTCCATCCAGCAGCACCCGCTGGGCGGCATCACCGACGCCCAGAGCAACTGGCAGAACCGGCCGACGTTCCAGCAGGTCGTGCAGTACCCGGCGCACCGCAGCGCGAACGTCTCCGACCTGGCGGCGGCCGGCACCGCGACGGCGTCCAGCTCCCAGTCGGGCTACCCGGCGCAGAACGCGGTGACCGGCAACGGCGCCAACCGCTGGGCCAGCAACTGGGACGACAACGAGTGGCTGCAGGTGGACCTCGGCTCGTCGAAGCAGGTCGGACGCGTGATCCTGAACTGGGAGGCCGCGTACGGCAAGGCGTACAACATCGAGGTCTCCACCGACGGCAAGACCTGGCGCACGGTCTACGCCACCACCGCAGGCCAGGGCGGCCAGGAAGTGGACGCCTTCCCGGTCACCCAGGCCCGCTACGTCCGGATGCAGGGCGTCCAGCGGGCCACCGGGTGGGGTTACTCTCTGTACCAATTCCAGGTCTACGCCCAATAG
- a CDS encoding DUF4239 domain-containing protein, with protein MSNVISGLIVVAVAGLIGALGLLVRVRVFPGKEDEEREDVAGYVTMMVGVMFALILALALVSVWEDKDSAEGHVAAEASSLNEVYLLGASMLPADQLRIQAAADAYAGYVVHTEFPAMRADKEIGDTGWQLFTNLRTAFLNSDVSTPARQAVLSDATTQLSTLSDARRGRLDDAGKRMPSVLWIGLVLGGVLTVALTFIYGIEQRFTHIGMVMGLAALIGFMLILIYNLDNPFSQGTGADSEPFTRYFP; from the coding sequence ATGTCGAATGTGATCAGTGGTCTGATCGTCGTGGCCGTGGCAGGCCTGATCGGTGCTTTGGGCCTGCTGGTGAGGGTCCGCGTGTTCCCGGGGAAGGAGGACGAGGAGCGCGAGGACGTGGCCGGCTACGTGACCATGATGGTCGGCGTCATGTTCGCCCTGATCCTGGCCCTGGCGCTGGTGTCGGTGTGGGAGGACAAGGACAGCGCCGAGGGCCACGTCGCGGCCGAGGCGAGCAGCCTGAACGAGGTCTACCTGCTGGGCGCCTCGATGCTGCCCGCCGACCAGCTGAGGATTCAGGCGGCGGCCGACGCCTACGCCGGCTACGTCGTGCACACCGAGTTTCCGGCCATGCGCGCCGACAAGGAGATCGGCGACACCGGTTGGCAGCTGTTCACCAATCTGCGCACGGCGTTCCTGAACTCCGACGTCTCCACCCCGGCCCGGCAGGCCGTGCTCTCCGACGCGACGACCCAACTCAGCACCCTGTCCGACGCCCGCCGCGGACGCCTGGACGACGCCGGCAAACGCATGCCCTCGGTGCTGTGGATCGGGCTCGTCCTCGGCGGCGTGCTGACCGTCGCGCTGACATTCATCTACGGGATCGAACAACGGTTCACCCATATCGGCATGGTGATGGGACTGGCCGCGCTGATCGGGTTCATGCTGATCCTGATCTACAACCTGGACAACCCCTTCAGTCAGGGGACCGGAGCCGATTCCGAGCCCTTCACCAGGTACTTCCCCTGA
- a CDS encoding TetR/AcrR family transcriptional regulator — MPRIAVDERRGLLVEAAIRVMVRDGVAKATTRSIVAEAGMALAAFHYSFRSKQELLENVIETITAHTLDLAVEVLGGDGSAEDKVRSALDTYWRHVIANPGEHRVTYELTQYALRHPGLATIARRQYEAYIAAASTLIASLGVAWKAPTPVVARYLISVMDGMTLLWLNEGDDASCRAALDLAGDHLVSLIDTAAPDGAPSPEGNRTLPSTL, encoded by the coding sequence ATGCCGCGTATAGCCGTCGACGAACGCCGGGGACTGCTCGTCGAGGCGGCGATCCGGGTGATGGTGCGCGACGGCGTGGCCAAGGCCACGACACGGTCGATCGTCGCCGAGGCCGGGATGGCGCTGGCCGCGTTCCACTACAGCTTCCGCTCCAAGCAGGAACTGCTGGAGAACGTCATCGAGACCATCACCGCGCACACCCTCGACCTCGCCGTCGAGGTGCTCGGCGGCGACGGGAGCGCCGAGGACAAGGTGCGCTCGGCGCTGGACACGTACTGGCGCCACGTGATCGCCAACCCGGGCGAGCACCGCGTCACCTACGAGCTCACCCAGTACGCCCTGCGCCATCCGGGCCTGGCGACCATCGCCAGGCGGCAGTACGAGGCCTACATCGCCGCCGCGTCCACGCTGATCGCCTCGCTCGGCGTGGCCTGGAAGGCCCCGACCCCGGTGGTCGCGCGCTACCTGATCTCGGTCATGGACGGCATGACCCTGTTATGGCTGAACGAGGGCGACGACGCCTCCTGCCGCGCGGCACTGGACCTCGCCGGCGACCACCTGGTGAGCCTGATCGACACCGCGGCACCGGACGGCGCGCCGAGCCCGGAGGGCAACAGGACTCTGCCATCCACTCTTTGA